The stretch of DNA AGAAAGCCTCAGAGGAGATATCCCAGAAGACGCTCGAGACACTGAGGTCCATCAGGGAGAGAGAGAAGGACCTCAAAGAGAAGATCAAAGAACTCGAAGGTCAGATATGCAGAAATGCGATAGGCCCCATCCTCTCTGAACTCAGGGCGAAATATGCCCCGAACAAAAAGCTTGAGGAATGGTTCGACGACTTCACGGAAGACATTGTCGCAAACTTCAACGCCTTTCTCGCGGCAGCCCGCGACGAAGCAGCGGACGTGGACTTCAGCCGTTACGAGGTAAATTCATTTGTCTCAAACAATCCGAACGAGGGTGCTCCTGTAATAAGGGAAACAAATCCTGTCTATTACAACCTGGTCGGAAAGGTAGAGTACGAAAGCCGCCAGGGAAACCTTTATACCGATTTCAGAAGGATAACTCCGGGAGCCATGCACAGGGCCAACGGAGGTTTTCTCCTGCTGGAGGCGGAAGAGCTCCTGAGGCAGTTCATGTCATGGGACGCATTGAAAAGGGTGCTTCGCTGCAGGGAACTCCTGATCGAAAACCTCGGAGAGCAGCTGGGGTATATACCTGTTTCATCGCTCAGGCCGGAAGCTATCCCGATCGACATGAAGGTAGTTGTCGTAGGCACGCCGTACCTCTACTACCTGCTGAATATCTATGATCCCGAGTTTCAGAAGATATTCAAGATAAAGGCTGACTTCGATACAGACATGCCGAGGACGCAGGAATCCGAAATGCAGGTCGCCCGTTTCATTGCAGGGTTTGTCGAACACGAAGGCAAGCTGAATTTTACTGTCCAGGCAGTGGGGGAGGTCATTGAATGGGCGTCCCGGCTGGTCGAAAATCAAAACAAGATCTGTACACAGTTTAACAAGATCGCCGAAATTCTTGTTGAAGCTACGGCCTGGGCGAGGATGGAAGCCAAAAAACAGGTAGGCCTGACTCATGTGATAAAGGCGATCGATGAAAAGACATTCCGCTCCAACCTTCTTGAGGAGAAGATCCGCGAAGGCTTCAGTGACGGTGTTATCAGGATAGATACTGCAGGATCAGCCGTCGGACAGATAAACGGCCTTACAGTCGCCCAACTCGTGGACCACAGCTTCGGTTCCCCTGTCAGGATAACCGCAAACGTATACATGGGTCAGGAGGGAATAGTCAACATAGAGCGTGAGGTAAACATGACCGGCCCCATACACAACAAGGGCCTTCTCATCCTCTCAAGCTATCTCGGCCGCAAATACGCGCAGCATTTCCCGCTTTCGATGACGGCACGGATCGCCTTTGAACAGACTTACGGGGGAGTTGAGGGAGACAGCGCATCCTCTACAGAACTTTACTGCATGCTTTCTGCGCTCTCCGGAATACCGCTGAAGCAGAGCATCGCAGTAACCGGATCTGTCGACCAGTTCGGCAACATACAGCCCATAGGCGGCGTAAACGAAAAGATAGAGGGGTTCTTCAGCTACTGCAAAGTTTCAGGTCTGACAGGCGAACAGGGGGTCATGATCCCGCACCAGAACGAACAACACCTCATGCTCAGCCACGAGGTCCTTGAAGCCGTCAGGAAGGGTAAATTCCATATATGGAGCGTCAGGACCATAGATGAGGGCATAGAGATACTGACAGACGTCAGTGCCGGAGTTCCTGATGAAAAGGGCGAATATCCTGAGGAGAGCATACACGGAAGGGTAAAGGCATGCCTGGAAGCCTGGATCGAGCGTTCCTTTAGACACAAGAAGAAGATGCAGGACAAGGTCGATCCTCCTGAAGATAAGAAAAAATCAAAAGGTAAGAAGAAGGGCAAAATATTTGAGGAGCCCGGTAAGTGAAGAGACCTCACCATGCCAGGGAGATCCTCGATGCCTTTGAAAGGCACTGGGGCAATGAGGGAAGGCCTTCTCCGGAGCTGAAGCACGATGACCCGCTTGACGGACTAATGCTGACACTGCTCTCCCAGAATACAAACGACAGGAACCGGGACAAGGCTTTTGAAAAACTCAAAGCCGAATATCCACGGTGGGAAATGGCCGCAGAGGCCCCCGCCGAACGTATAGTCGATCTCATCAGGGTAGCCGGTCTGGGGGATACTAAAGCAGCGAGGATGAAGCAGATCCTTGCGATACTCAGGGATAAATTCGGGAGTTATTCGATCGGCGAGCTAAAAAACTGGGATGCGGCCAAAGCAAGGGAATTTCTTGTATCGCTCCCCGGAGTTGGCGTCAAGACAGCGGCATGTGTCCTGGTATTCGATCTTGGCGTCCCTGCCTTTCCCGTAGACACTCATGTGGCAAGGATAAGCCGAAGGCTGGGGTGGGCACCGGAAAAGATGGCTCCGGACAAGATACAGGAATATCTTGAGAGTACGCTCCCCAGGGAACGCTTTAGAGGAGCTCATCTAAACATGATCGAGCATGGCAGGGGCATCTGTTCGGCGAGAAAACCGGACTGCGACAAATGTTACTCAAAAAATTGGTGTCAGTTCTCAAAAAGTCTTGACGGATGAGCATTTGTTGGTATAATACTTCCTGTTTGCCGGGATGGCGGAATGGTAGACGCACGGGACTTAAAATCCTGCGAACGCAAGTTCGTGCGGGTTCGAATCCCGCTCTCGGCACCATTAACGCAACAACTGAAAATCGCGGGGTGGAGCAGTACGGAAGCTCGTCGGGCTCATAACCCGAAGGTCGCAGGTTCAAATCCTGCCCCCGCAACCAATTTTGGCGCTGTAGCTCAGTTGGCTAGAGCATTCGGTTCATACCCGACAGGTCACCGGTTCGAATCCAGTCAGCGCCACCAAACGAATATTACCCGGCTGAAAGGCCGGGTTTTTGTATTCTCCTCTATAGGAAGTCATTCTAAAATACTTGGTCCCAAATCGGTATCCTTTACTTTAAGTTGAAATGGTATACAATATAGGATGGAATGTTAATGGGATCCCTATCTCAATTTTGCCCGTATTTCCTTACCTTTACCTATGCACCGGCAACAATAATAAAAGAACCTGTGTCCTGACAGAAACAATGTAATTCAAGACCTGTTCCCTGCATGGACCAGCTCCGGAGCTACTTTGTGAGACCTTGTTGTGAGCGATATATTACAGGATAACGGAAAGATAATTTATTAGGATGACCGCTCGGAACGATGACCGTCTATGTTGACCGATAAAAGGGGCAGAGGATCCTCTGCATAAAGGGGGAGAAAGGATGATAATGGCTGAAATGGCCAGAGGTACGACAAGGGAGAGCAGACTAAACAGGGCCGCGGGCTGTCTGGCAGGGCATTTCTGCGGGGACGCTTTTGGTGCTCAGTTTGAATTCAAGACATCCTACAACATCCTTCAGATAGTAGGTCCTGGATACAGAATAATGGGCGAAAGCTACACCTGGCCTACTGTCGGGGGACAGATAACGGATGACTCCGAAATGGCTGTGGCACTGGCGGACAGCATCATTGAGACTGGGCGGTACGAAAGAGAGACAGCGTTAAAACATTACAGACAATGGTTTGATTCAAAACCCTTCGACATAGGCATGACTACCTTCAGGGCTCTGGGAGGATACAGTACGCCGAGCGAAACGAGCCAGGCAAACGGAGCTTTGATGAGGATCAGCCCCCTGGCTGTCTATCACGCAGGAAGGATCAAAGATAACCAAGAGCCTGACCTCACAGAACTTTTTGCAGATTCAGCCCTTGATGCCGGACTTACACACCCCAACAGCACCTGCACCGCGGCAAACATAGTCTTTGTCCAGGCACTGGCACTTGCGATCCTGGGGTCTGAAAGGGATGAAATATACGGCAGTATCTGCCGGACAGCGGATACACTAGGGGACAACGTCCTTACAGGATCGCTCGTTGACGCAAAGGAAAGGGAGCCTGAGGACATACCGGGTAAAAGCGGGTGGGTGATCCTTTCACTGCAGAATGCGGTTTACAGGCTTATGCACAGCGAAACACCGGAACAAGCAATATGCGAAACGGCATATATGGGCGGCGACACGGATACAAATTGTGCCATAACCGGTGCCCTTGCCGGAGCATATTTCGGGTATAACATGTTCCCGAAAGACTGGATCAGAACAGTTGAGAAATGCGACACTTCAAAAGGCAAATTCCCCCGTACTTATCAGGATTCGGTAAGGGAGATCCGGGAACTGGCATTTAAACTGTACACAGCCGGCGATACCGGACAGCAGGGGAGACCAGATACCGCACATTTATAATTTGGTTTTAACCGAACAGACACGCATTGCAGGCCTTAGTGGTCTTCCAAAGGGCCTTCCCGGCCGATTTTCACTTCTCCTTTTCCCATGAATTTTAGCAGACTGCATACATGAGAATTCCTCATATTAACCTACCAATTAATATATTTGACGGGTTTTATATTTTTGCTTTAATTGCCTGTTGCTCTCTATGTAATATCGGAGATGTGACCTTCAATGGTGTTAATATAATCATGTCTATGAAGCCTGTTACACATCGGTACATATTTAAGAAGGGGGAGTATCTGTCATGAAAACATCATGCACGTTTATACTTTCATTATTGCTTGTTATTTTCACCGGTTTTTCCGCTGTAGGAGCAGAGACCCCGGATGGCAGAATTGAAGGTTTTGTTTCAGGCCTTAACGGTTCTTCGGCCTCTGGTGTAAAAGTAAATATCTGGGACGGGAAAGTTTTGAAACGGGCTGTTTCTGGACGTGACGGCAAATTTATTGTTTCAGGCATCATTCCAGGGAGCTCTTTTGCGATACGCCTTACAATGCCGGATTCTCAGACAGTCCGCGCAGAGGGGCTGCGCTGCCCCGAAAGGGGAGGGCTGACCCTGACAGCCGGATTCGAAAAGACATCTGCCGGACATGAATACTCACTGAGGCTGCCCTCCAATCCCTCGACAGGATACTCATGGACTCTGTTGGGAAAAGGCAGGGAAAGTATACTTGCCTTCAAAGAAAAAATGGTGGAAGGGCCGGAGGAAAAAGATGAAGTTGGCGGTCATGCGAAAGGCCGTTCGGGCCATGAAATATGGAAGTTCAATGCGGCCGCTCCGGGCAGGTCAGACATTCTCCTTGCATACCACAGACCTTGGGAGACGGCTGTGCCCCCAGTCAGATACCACATCAGTTCAGTCCGGGTCAAATAGAAGAAAAAAGATCAACATCTGCAAAAATACTTGGAAAGGAATAAGAAAAGCTATTTTACCTCTTCGAGTATGGTTTCAATAAAAATATTCGCGATCAGGGGGTCAAACTGGGTCCCTGCATTTCGTCTGATCTCTTTGACCGCCTGTTCCTTGGACATGGCTTTTCGGTAGACCCTGTCCTCCGTCATTGCGTCGTATGCGTCTGCGACTGCAAGTATCCTTGAAAGCAGGGGAATGTCCTCACCCTTGAGCCCCTTGGGATATCCGGCACCGTCCCACCTTTCGTGGTGCGTCAGGATGTAGTCGGCTATCCTGGCCAGTTTGTGGGAAGCCCTGGCGATCCTGTATCCGATCTCGGGGTGCCTCTTCATTATG from Synergistaceae bacterium DZ-S4 encodes:
- a CDS encoding ADP-ribosylglycohydrolase family protein, whose protein sequence is MIMAEMARGTTRESRLNRAAGCLAGHFCGDAFGAQFEFKTSYNILQIVGPGYRIMGESYTWPTVGGQITDDSEMAVALADSIIETGRYERETALKHYRQWFDSKPFDIGMTTFRALGGYSTPSETSQANGALMRISPLAVYHAGRIKDNQEPDLTELFADSALDAGLTHPNSTCTAANIVFVQALALAILGSERDEIYGSICRTADTLGDNVLTGSLVDAKEREPEDIPGKSGWVILSLQNAVYRLMHSETPEQAICETAYMGGDTDTNCAITGALAGAYFGYNMFPKDWIRTVEKCDTSKGKFPRTYQDSVREIRELAFKLYTAGDTGQQGRPDTAHL
- a CDS encoding protease inhibitor I42 family protein codes for the protein MKTSCTFILSLLLVIFTGFSAVGAETPDGRIEGFVSGLNGSSASGVKVNIWDGKVLKRAVSGRDGKFIVSGIIPGSSFAIRLTMPDSQTVRAEGLRCPERGGLTLTAGFEKTSAGHEYSLRLPSNPSTGYSWTLLGKGRESILAFKEKMVEGPEEKDEVGGHAKGRSGHEIWKFNAAAPGRSDILLAYHRPWETAVPPVRYHISSVRVK
- a CDS encoding AAA family ATPase, translated to MSLIKDKKLPVAKLRRTADIGSLGFRTTKSLPKLEALVGQERAVHAVSFGLSVQSKGYNIFMVGEPGSGRTTYAMQELTRCASTMPAPDDWVYVYNFDEPGTPLAVRLPAGKGKELSKDAENAVEDLKSVLAKAFDNNEFEDNKAQLVKSFQEEVNKYMEELRKWAEEKRFAIKRTPQGFVNLPMIFAPPVIDADEKSVKAENEAEQAEKAEAKNTEPVLREMQQEEFENLSEEEQEKLQKASEEISQKTLETLRSIREREKDLKEKIKELEGQICRNAIGPILSELRAKYAPNKKLEEWFDDFTEDIVANFNAFLAAARDEAADVDFSRYEVNSFVSNNPNEGAPVIRETNPVYYNLVGKVEYESRQGNLYTDFRRITPGAMHRANGGFLLLEAEELLRQFMSWDALKRVLRCRELLIENLGEQLGYIPVSSLRPEAIPIDMKVVVVGTPYLYYLLNIYDPEFQKIFKIKADFDTDMPRTQESEMQVARFIAGFVEHEGKLNFTVQAVGEVIEWASRLVENQNKICTQFNKIAEILVEATAWARMEAKKQVGLTHVIKAIDEKTFRSNLLEEKIREGFSDGVIRIDTAGSAVGQINGLTVAQLVDHSFGSPVRITANVYMGQEGIVNIEREVNMTGPIHNKGLLILSSYLGRKYAQHFPLSMTARIAFEQTYGGVEGDSASSTELYCMLSALSGIPLKQSIAVTGSVDQFGNIQPIGGVNEKIEGFFSYCKVSGLTGEQGVMIPHQNEQHLMLSHEVLEAVRKGKFHIWSVRTIDEGIEILTDVSAGVPDEKGEYPEESIHGRVKACLEAWIERSFRHKKKMQDKVDPPEDKKKSKGKKKGKIFEEPGK
- a CDS encoding endonuclease III; amino-acid sequence: MKRPHHAREILDAFERHWGNEGRPSPELKHDDPLDGLMLTLLSQNTNDRNRDKAFEKLKAEYPRWEMAAEAPAERIVDLIRVAGLGDTKAARMKQILAILRDKFGSYSIGELKNWDAAKAREFLVSLPGVGVKTAACVLVFDLGVPAFPVDTHVARISRRLGWAPEKMAPDKIQEYLESTLPRERFRGAHLNMIEHGRGICSARKPDCDKCYSKNWCQFSKSLDG